In one Chiloscyllium punctatum isolate Juve2018m chromosome 17, sChiPun1.3, whole genome shotgun sequence genomic region, the following are encoded:
- the serpind1 gene encoding heparin cofactor 2: MKLVFLILSAYTVPTLCGVKPLAEHFNFKATGKPLSPQTSVDSEDPDLESIQMQFHKDNTLTQDLLPEGEEDDEYLDFDALLGEDDDYIDAIDEIDVPEIVTDFEPSDPATKRAKLLKLFRGKTRIQRLNTVNSNFAFDLYRSIRNAVDQSENILLAPAGISITLGMVSLGARHETHRQLYNVLGFADFVNASIKYDTMTVHNLFRRLTHRLFRHNFGYTLRAVNNLFIRQDAQILSNFTQNMKTYYFVEPQSANFSDSTLINKLNGHILKITKGLIKEALKTIDPQTLIMILNCFYLKGTWETKFPVENTYTGSFRLNEKKVVRVPLMHTKGNFLAAADHKLDCDILQLLYVGNISMLVVLPRKFSGMRIVETQLTSEVVGNWLDSMTNRTRKVVLPRFNLVKYYDLVPYLKTLGLTLPFQAVANFTGISTKENLGINLFKHQGALKVNEEGTTAASVTTVGFMPLSMQNEFSVNRPFLFLIYEHRTECLLYMGRVTNPLND, encoded by the exons ATGAAGCTTGTATTCCTTATTCTGAGCGCCTACACTGTGCCTACACTTTGTGGAGTTAAGCCTTTAGCTGAACACTTCAATTTCAAGGCAACAGGCAAACCGCTGAGCCCTCAAaccagtgtggacagtgaggatccAGACTTGGAAAGTATTCAAATGCAATTCCACAAAGATAACACCTTAACACAAGATCTCCTTCCAGAAGGAGAGGAAGATGACGAATACCTGGATTTTGATGCTCTGTTGGGGGAGGATGATGATTATATTGATGCAATTGATGAGATAGATGTGCCAGAAATAGTCACAGACTTTGAACCCTCAGATCCAGCGACCAAACGAGCCAAGCTACTTAAGCTATTCCGCGGCAAAACCAGGATTCAACGCTTGAACACTGTGAATTCAAACTTTGCTTTTGATCTTTACAGAAGCATCAGAAACGCTGTTGACCAGTCTGAGAACATACTGCTAGCTCCTGCTGGCATTTCAATAACCCTGGGCATGGTTTCTTTAGGTGCAAGACATGAAACCCATCGACAGTTATACAATGTACTTGGTTTTGCAGATTTTGTAAACGCAAGTATAAAATACGACACAATGACAGTTCACAACCTCTTCCGTAGGTTAACCCATCGCCTCTTTCGACATAACTTTGGCTACACTCTCCGGGCTGTTAATAACCTGTTTATACGTCAGGATGCACAGATTCTGAGCAACTTCACTCAAAATATGAAAACCTATTACTTCGTCGAGCCTCAGTCAGCCAATTTTTCCGACTCTACGTTGATCAATAAATTAAATGGACACATTTTGAAGATCACCAAAGGACTGATTAAGGAAGCCCTAAAAACGATAGATCCGCAGACTCTAATCATGATTCTGAACTGCTTCTACTTGAAAG gAACTTGGGAAACTAAATTTCCAGTTGAGAATACGTACACAGGTTCATTCCGGCTGAATGAAAAGAAAGTGGTTCGAGTGCCTCTGATGCATACAAAAGGAAACTTCTTGGCAGCTGCAGATCACAAACTGGACTGTGACATTCTGCAGCTGCTCTATGTGGGAAACATCAGCATGCTGGTCGTGTTACCCCGTAAATTCTCTGGCATGAGGATCGTCGAAACACAGCTGACATCCGAAGTGGTGGGGAATTGGTTAGACAGCATGACTAACAG AACACGAAAGGTGGTGCTTCCAAGATTCAATCTGGTGAAATACTATGACCTGGTGCCATACCTGAAGACTTTGGGATTGACATTACCTTTTCAAGCAGTTGCCAATTTTACTGGAATATCAACCAAGGAGAATCTGGGCATTAACCTG TTCAAACACCAAGGAGCATTAAAAGTGAATGAAGAAGGAACAACAGCAGCATCCGTGACAACAGTTGGCTTTATGCCCCTTTCCATGCAGAATGAATTTTCCGTCAACagacccttcttatttctcataTACGAACACCGCACCGAATGTCTGCTGTACATGGGGCGGGTGACAAACCCACTGAATGACTAA